The sequence GCCACCGGGGCCTCCGGCGCCACCGCCAGCGGCACGATGCGGCTCTGGTAGCGCAGGCGCACGAAGTGGGACAGCCCCAGCAGCACGGCCACGGCCAGCCCGAGCAGCCCCAGGCCCCTGCGTACCCACACCCTGGTCGTGCCGCCAGCCTTCATGGACCCCGCGAAACAGTCGGAAGGGGCCATTCTCTTCCGGCGCCCCCAGGGGGCAAAGCACCATGGGCGGCCCCGGACCCGGAACTGTTCACGCCCGCCCGGCCCCCGGACGGCGGGGGCGGGGGGCCGTGGGCGGGCCCGCTCCGGGCACCGCGCCGTTGACCCGCTCCCGGCCCGCCTATATAGGGGGCCCGCCGTCCCTCATGGCCAGCCCGGGCTGTCTCGGGGCGCGCGCCGCACGTCGTCCCAGAGGAGTTTCCGGTCCATGGCGTCCCTTCGCGACATCCGCAAGCGCATCCGCTCGGTGAAGAACACGCGGCAGATCACCAAGGCCATGAAGATGGTCTCCGCCGCGAAGCTCCGGAAGGCGCAGGACGCCATCCTCGCCGCCCGCCCGTACGCGCAGACGCTGGAGCAGATCATCTCCGAGCTGGCCGTGCGCTCCGCCGACCAGGAGCTGGCGCACCCGCTGCTCGCCACCCGCCCCATCCGCCGCGTGGAGCTGCTGCTCCTCACGTCCGACCGCGGCCTCGCCGGCGGCTTCAACTCCAACGTCATCCGCCGCGCCAACCGCTACCTGTACGAGAACAGCAACCTCCAGGTGCGCGTCTCCACGGTGGGCCGCAAGGGCAACGACTTCTTCCGCAACCGCGGCCAGTCCATCCGCAAGGACTTCGCCGGCCTGTACGCGACGCTCAACTACCGCTCCGCCGCCAACGTCGCGGAAGAGCTGGCCGCCGCCTTCCTCAACGACGAGGTCGACGCGGTCTACGTCGTCTACAACGAGTTCGTCTCCGCCATCACCCAGAACGTCGTCGTGTCGCAGCTCCTGCCGCTGCAGCCCGCCGCCGTGAAGGCCGCCACGACTGCCACGCCCGAGACCGTCACGGCCGCCCCCGCTCTGGTGGACTTCAAGTACGAGCCGTCCCGCCAGGCCGTGCTGGACCGGCTGGTGCCCCAGGCGGTCAACATCAAGCTGTACCGGGCGCTCCTGGAGAGCGTGGCGAGCGAGCAGGGCGCGCGCATGAGCGCCATGGAGAACGCCACCAACAACGCCACGGACATGATCTCCAGCTACACCCTGCTCTACAACCGCACCCGCCAGGCGGTCATCACCAAGGAGCTCATGGAGATCGTCTCCGGCGCCGAGGCCCTCAAGTAGTCCGCCTCCCGTCCGGCAGCATCCCGGTTCCAGACGCAGGGCCCGTTGCTTCGCGCTCCCACGAGCGGCACGAAGCACGGGCCCTTCGTCGTTCCAGGCCCCCTCACCGGGCAGGCGGGGAAGAGGGAAACCGCAAGGGACTGGCGTCAGGGACACCACTCCGCTAAGCGGGACTTACGTGCGCGGACCCGGGAGGCTTGACCCTGCCGGGCACCCCCCGGTAAAGGGGGCCCGCCCACACCCCTCTTTCGGGGTCGATTTCCTGACGGGCGGCGGCGCCCCGGCCGCTCGCCATACGAGACAAGGCAGAGGAGTCCCATGAGCGCTCAAGTCCCGACGACTGGCAAGATCACGCAGGTTCTCGGCCCCGTGGTCGACGTGGAGTTCCCGCCCGGCGGGCTCCCTGAGGTGTACGCCGCCCTCAAGGTGACCAACCCCAACCTGGGCGCGGAGAAGGACAACCTCACCATCGAGGTGGCTCAGCACCTGGGTGAGAACACCGTGCGCTGCATCGCCATGGACTCCACGGAGGGCCTGGGCCGCGGCATGCCGGTGAGCAACACGGGCGCCCCCATCCAGGTGCCGGTGGGCAAGGCCACCCTGGGCCGCATCATGAACGTCACCGGCGAGCCGGTGGACGAGATGGGCCCCGTGAACGCCACCGAGTACTGGCCCATCCACCGTCCGCCCCCGCCGTTCACGGAGCAGGACGTGCGCGTGCAGATGTTCGAGACCGGCATCAAGGTCATCGACCTGCTCGCCCCCTACACCCGTGGCGGCAAGATCGGCCTGTTCGGCGGCGCCGGCGTGGGCAAGACGGTGCTCCTGCAGGAGCTCATCCGCAACGTGGCCGTGGAGCGCGGCGGCTTCTCCGTGTTCGCCGGCGTGGGTGAGCGCACCCGCGAGGGCAACGACCTGTACCACGAGATGCAGGACACCAAGGTCATCCAGACCGACAACCTGGAGAAGAGCCAGGCGGTCCTCGTGTACGGCCAGATGAACGAGCCGCCCGGCGCCCGCGCCCGCGTGGCCCTCTCCGCGCTGACCATGGCGGAGTACTTCCGCGACGTGGAGGGCCGTGACGTGCTCCTCTTCGTGGACAACATCTTCCGCTTCACCCAGGCCGGCTCGGAAGTGTCCGCCCTCCTGGGCCGCATCCCCAGCGCGGTGGGTTACCAGCCCACGCTCGCCACGGAGATGGGCGGCCTCCAGGAGCGCATCACCTCCACCACCAAGGGCTCCATCACCTCCGTGCAGGCCATCTACGTGCCCGCGGACGACCTGACGGACCCGGCGCCGGCCACCGCGTTCGCCCACCTGGACGCGACCACGGTGCTCAACCGCTCCATCGCGGAGCTCGCCATCTTCCCCGCCGTGGACCCGCTGGACTCCACCAGCCGCATCCTGTCCGCGGACGTGCTGGGCGCCGAGCACTACGCCGTGGCCCGCCGCGTCCAGGGCATCCTGCAGCGCTACAAGGAGCTCCAGGACATCATCGCCATCCTGGGCATGGACGAGCTGTCCGAAGAGGACAAGCTGTCCGTGGCGCGCGCCCGCAAGATCCAGCGCTTCCTGTCCCAGCCGTTCTTCGTGGCCAAGGTCTTCACCGGCAAGGACGGCCGCTACGTGAAGCTCCAGGACACCATCCGCGGCTTCAAGGAGATCGCGGACGGCAAGCACGACAGCATCCCGGAGAGCGCCTTCTACATGGCGGGCGGCATCGAAGAGGTGCTGGAGAACGCCCGCAAGCTGGCGGCGGCGTAAACGGCTTCCATGCGCCTGACCGTCGCGCTCGCCCTGATGCTCTGTGGTGCCGCGCCCTCCGCCCTGGCGGAGGAGCGCGCCAGCCGCGCACGGGTGAGCGCGAACGGGCTGTACAGCGTCCGCACGGTGGACGTGGGCGTGGGCAAGTGCCGGCTGGAGATGCTCAAGGAGAACGGGCCCCTCTGGTCGGCGGACGTGTGCGTGGGGACGGTGGACGACCTCTACTTCGCGTCCAATGACGGGGAGAAGGTCTGGGTGCTCTACCCGCTGGTGGAGAAGGGCAGGCCGCCCCCCGCCCAGGGCAAGAAGAAGCCGAAGGGCAGCGGCCTGGCGTGGGCGCGGGTGATGGTGGCGGCCCAGTTCGACCGCACCGGGCAGAAGCTCCAGGAGCGGCGGCTCACGGAGCTGATGACGACGAAGCAGCTGCCGGAAGTGCGCCAGCTGGCCCACCACCTCAAGTGGCTGGAGGGCACGCTGGGCATCCCGGGCAAGGGCCCCCGCTTGACGGACGCCGGGGTGTTGGAGTTCGAGCCGGTGGGCGCGAAGACCCAGCGGCTGACTTTCTGATGCGGTAGTGCGGTAGCACGAGGACCTTCATGGCCAAGCTGACTGTCGAGATCGTCACCCCCGAGAAGCGCATCCTGTCCGTGCAGGCCGACGAGGCCATCGTGCCGGGCGGAGAGGGCCTGTTCGGCGTGCGTCCCGGCCACACGCCGTTCCTGTCGCTGGTGGAGCCGGGCACGCTCACCCTCATCGAGGCGGGCAAGCAGGACCGCTACTTCGTGGCCGGCGGCTTCGTGGAGGTGAGCAACGACAAGGTGCTGGTGCTGGCGGACGCCGCCGAGCACGTCACCGGCATCGACGTCGCGAGCGCCCGCCGCCGCATGGAAGAGGCCCAGGCGCGCCTCAAGGACCTGAACACCGCGGACGCGCGCTACGCGCTGGAGCAGGCCGCGGTGCGCCGCGAGGCCGCGCGCATCGGCGCCGCCGAAGCCCGCTAAGGCGCCTCTCGCCTCGGTACCCGCGAAGGGTGGAGTCCGAAGCCCCCAGCCACACGGGGCCCGGCGCTCCACCCTTTTCGCGTTCCGGGGCCCGGACGTCGCATGATGCGGCGCTGTCATGAGCGCTCCTGAATCGCCCGTCCTGGAACTGTTCCACCGCATCGCGGATCCCCCGTCCGCCACCGCGCGCCGCTTCGTCACGGACCACGCGCTGGAGGACCGCGTGCGCTTCCGCAACCTCACCTATCCGGAGGTGGAGAAGGACTGGCTCGAGCGCGGCGGCCGAACGTCCCCCGCGCTGTGGGACGGCACGCGGCTGCATCAGGGCGCGGAGGCGGTGGTGGCGCGGCTGCTCGCGGTGGTCAACCTGGGCCGCGACGATTCGTGATCCGCGTGCACGCCGCTGGATGAAGTGAAGTCGCGCGCGTCAAGGTGAACACCTGAGCCCGTGGGCAGTGCACGCGCACGAGTCCACCCGTGCGTCCCTTTCGGTTCATGCGCAGCATTCGAAGTTGGACATGCACGCGTGCTCGCGCGTTTCAACGGGCTCGCCTGCTTGCTGAAACGCAGCGGGATGCGATAGCTACCGCGCCCCCGGTTGCGCCGTGGTGACGGCGGAGGAGGCGGACAGTGGCGACGCGCGCGGTGCAATCCAGCGGGACCTTTCTTGTCCAGCGCTCCACCGCACCCGCTCCGTGCACGTCAAGGCCCCATGATCGATCCGCCGTCACGTCGCGCGCCCACGCAGCGTTCATCTCGGTGCTCGTCCTTGGCTGAGGCTCGGGTAATCTCCGCCCCTCCGATGCCGCTGACTCCCGCAGACCGCCAGGACCGTTTTCATGCGGCATTCCTGGGGCTCGCCATCGGGGATGCGCTCGGCTTTCCGCTGAGGGGCATCCCCCCGGCGAGCCTGGCGCGGCTGCCCGGGCTGGCGGAGGACTTCGCGCCCCGGCCGCGCGGCAAGTTCGCCAAGGGCCAGTTCAGCGACGACACGCAGCTCTTGCTCGCGGCCGCGGAGAGCGTCATCCGCGAGGGCAAGGTGGACGGCCGCAGCGCGGCGGCGCACCTGGCGTGGCTGTGGCAGGAGGGCATCATCCTGCAGCCGCCGCGCAGCCTCTCGGAAGCGCTGCAGCGGCTGTCGGGCGGCACGCCGTGGATGAGCGCGGGGGCTCCGCTCGGCACGAAGTGCCCGTCGGTGCTCAGCCGCGCGCTGGTGGTGGGACTCTTCGAAAGCGGTCAGCGCGCGCGCCTGCCGCACGACGCGGGCGTGCTCACCGTCATCACGCACAAGGACCCCGTCTGCGCCGCCGCCGCGGCCGCGTTCGCGCAGGCCGTCGCGCTGGGCATGGAGGAGGAGGCCCTCACGCCCGCGGCCTTCTGCGAGGCGCTGGCGCTGTCCGCCGCCGTGCACGACAAGAACCTGGCGGAGGAGATCCGCCACCTGCCGCGCCTGCTCACCTGGGACACCCAGCGCGCCCTCAACCAGCTGCGCAAGGTGGGCGTGCCCCCCAGTGAGCTCAAGGGCGTGGACGGCCTGCCGTGCCACGTGGTGCCGGTGCTGCTCACGTCGCTGTACGCGACGCTGAAGGTGCCGCACGACTTCCGCGAGGCCGTGGTCCTCACGCTGCGCTGTGGCGGCGAGGCGGACGTGGCCGCCGCGCTCACGGGGGCGCTGCTGGGCGCGCACCTGGGCACCCGCGCCATTCCCGCCCGCCTGCGCAAGCAGGTGCTGTACGCGGAGAACCTGCTGGACACCTCGGACCGCCTGTTCCGGGCCCGCCAGGTGCGCGAGACGCTGGCCACGGCGATCGCGCACCAGAAGAGCCGCCGCTAGGTATCGGACACGGGTCCATCCCGTCGGGGCGGGAGCACCAGGCAGGCAGACGGACGAGGCCAGGGTGTGCGGCGGGACTTCTCCCGCCCACCCTTCCTGACCACCTTCAGGAACAGACCGGGGACAGCCGGGACGCCGAGCAGGCGTCCATTGGCGATGCCCCGGAAGTCATCCTGTCGGAGGCACGGTCGTGGACCTCGAATCGGAACGCCTGGAGCGCAGCCAGCTGGAGACGCTCTCCACCCCGGAACTCATCCGGCACGCGCTGTCGGAAACCCGCCTGTTGGTGAAGGCGGAGGTGATGCACGCCAAGAAGGAACTGAAGCAGGAGCTGCAAGCAGCCAAGCTGGCGGGCATCTTCCTGGGCGCGGGCGCTGTGCTCGCCCTCACGTCGCTGGCGGTGCTCTTCGTCGCGCTGGGCCTGGCCCTGCCCCTGGGGGACGCGGTGGGCGTGCTCATCGTGGGCGCGGTGCTGCTGGCCGTGGCCGGCCTCCTCCTGTTCCTGGGCGCCAAGCGGGTTCCCAAGAAGCCGCTGGTGCACACCCAGGAGCGCTTGAAGACGGACCTTCAGCTGACCCGGGAGACACTGCAATGAGCCAGGCCTCCGAGACCGAAACGCACAGCGACCACGCCATCACCAAGCGCATGGGTGACCGCGAGCAGGTGGAGCACACCGCGGACCGCATCCGCGACGAGCTGCTGCTCACCCTGGAGGAGCTGGACCGCCGGCGCACCCGCGCCACGGACGTGCGCTACCACGTCAACCAGCACAAGGACCTGCTCGTCACCGTGGGCGCCGCCGCCCTGGTGGCGGTGGGCCTGGGGGTGGGCATCGCCATCTACCGCGCCCGCCACCACGACGAGCGCGTGCGCCGCCAGCGCCGCAAGGCCCTGGAGCGCGCCTGGGCGCACCCGGACCGCGTGGCCACCAGCATCGAGGACAAGCCGCTGGGCGCCGAGCTGGGCCGCAAGGTGGTGATGATCTTCGCCACCTCGCTCGCCACCGCCGTGGCCCGCAACTCCATCCAGACGCTGGTCCCCTCGCGGACCGTCACCAAGGTGCCTGCGGACAAGGTGACTGTGGAGAAGAATAAGAAATCCTGAATGCGCAAAATGCGCGCATAAAGCAGACTGATGTTCATGACGGACCTGCTCTATGCGCGCGCGCAGATGGGGCTCTCGCTCGCGTTCCACATCGTGTTCGCGGCGGCCGGCGTGGCGTTGCCGGTGTTGATGGTGTTGAGCGACCTGAAGCACCGGCGCACGGGTGACGCCGACTACCGGAAACTCAGCGAGAAGCTGGCCAAGGGCACGGCCATCCTCTTCGCGGTGGGCGCGGTGAGCGGGACGGTGCTCTCGTTCGAGCTGGGCCTGCTGTGGCCGGAGTTCATGGGCCGCTACGGGGAAGTGATTGGCCTGCCCTTCAGTCTGGAGGGCGTGGCCTTCTTCACCGAGGCCATCTTCCTGGGCATCTACCTGTACGGCCGCGAGCGCGTGTCGCCGGGCCTGCACCTGTTCAGCGGCGTGATGGTGGCGGTGAGCGGCGCGGCGAGCGCGTTCTTCGTCACGCTGGTGAACACGTTCATGAACAACCCGTCCGGCTTCACGCCCACGCCGGCGGGGCCCACGGACGTGCAGCCGCTGGTGGCCATGTTCAGCCCCGGCTGGCAGTACCAGACGGCCCACGTGCTCCTGTCCTGCTATCAGGCCAGCGCGTTCGCGATGGCGGGCATCCACGCGTTCATCCTGCTCAAGCACCCGGGCGCGGCGTTCCACAAGAAGGCGCTGTCCGTCGCGCTGCCGCTCGCGTGTGTCACCGCGCTCCTGCAGCCGCTGGTGGGGGACCTGTCCGCGAAGCACGTGGCGCGCGAGCAGCCGGTGAAGCTGGCCGCGATGGAGGCGCACTTCCACACGGAGGCGGGCGCGCCCCTGAAGGTGGGCGGCTGGCCGGACGTGGAGACGCGCACGGTGAAGGGCGCCATCGACCTGCCGAAGGGGCTCTCCATCCTGGCGTTCGCGGACCCCGACGCGGAGGTGAAGGGGCTGGAGGAGTTCCCTCGCGACGTCTGGCCGCCGGTGCCCAAGGTGCACATGGCCTTCCAGGTGATGGTGGGCACGGGCAGCCTGATGGCGCTGCTCGCGCTGGCGACGCTGTGGCGCCGGTGGCGGGGCCGCGAGTGGCCGCACGGCAAGGGGATGATGCGCGCGTGGCTTTGGGCGGGGCCGCTGGGGCTGGTGGCGCTGGAGGCGGGGTGGCTCGTCACGGAGTGGGGGCGGCAGCCGTGGATCGTCCGGGACGTGATGCGCACGAGCGCGGCGGTGACGCCGGTGCCGCACCTGGCCGCGCCGTTCTTCACGTTCACGGCGGTGTACCTGTTCCTCGGGGTGACGGTGCTGTTCGTGCTCTGGCGGCAGGTGGCGGGCACGCTGCCCGGGTCCAAGACGCCCGGCGCGGGCGTGGACGGCGGGGTGGCCCATGTCCACTGAGACGCAGGTGCTGGGGCTCGCGGTGGCGGGCACGTTCGTGCTGTACGCGCTCCTGGGCGGCGCGGACTTCGGCGGCGGGGTGTGGGACCTCTTGGCGCGCGGGCCGCGCAAGGCGGAGCAGCGCGCGCTCATCGCCCGCGCCATCGGACCGGTGTGGGAGGTGAACCACGTCTGGCTCATCGTCGGGCTGGTGCTGCTGTTCAGCGGCTTCCCGCGCGCCTTCGCGGCGCTGAGCGTGGCCCTGCACGTGCCCCTGACGCTGCTGGTGCTGGGCATCGTGTTCCGGGGCACGGCGTTCACCTTCCGCGCGTATGACACTCGCGGCGACGTGGTGGAGCGCCGCTGGGGCGTGGTGTTCAGCGTCGCGAGCGTGGTGGCGCCGCTGCTTCTGGGCATGTGCGTGGGCGCGGTGGCCAGCGACGCCATCCGCATGCAGGGGCACGCGGTGGTGAGCGGCTTCTTCGCGTCGTGGCTGTCGCCCTTCGCGCTGTCGGTGGGCGTGCTGACGCTGGGGCTGTTCGCGTTCCTGGCGGCCGTGTACCTCACGCATGAGGCGCCCACGCGCGAGCTGGCGGAGGACTTCCGGCGCCGGGCGCTGGTGACGGGCGGGCTCCTGTTCCCGCTGGCCCTGGCCGCCCTGCTGCTGTCGCGCGAGGGGGCACCGCGCGTGTGGACCGGCCTGCTCCAGACGCCGTTCGCGCTGGCGCTGCACGGGGGCACCGCGGTGGCGGCGGTGACGGCGTTCGCGCTCCTGTGGACGCGGCGCTTCCGGGCCGCGCGGGTGGCGGCGGCCACGCAGGGCGGGCTCATCGTGCTGGGGTGGGCGGTGTCGCAGGCGCCTTATCTCGTCTACCCGCACCTGACGCTCCAGAGCGCGGCGGCGCAGCCGGTGGTGCAGCGGCTGCTGCTCGTGGCGCTCGCGGTGGGCCTGGTGCTGGTGGTGCCGTCGCTGGTGCTGCTGTTCCGCGTCTTCGGGCCCCGAGGGCAGCCTACGACTTGAGCACGGGGAACAGGGGCGGGTGCACGACGCGGGGCTTCTCCTCGCCCCGCGCCACCAGCACGCGGGCGCCTTCGAGCAGATCCTCCGCGTCCAGCGCCTCCACCACGGTGCGCGCGGCGGTGTCCGGGTCCATCACGCGGCAGTGCACGCGCATGACGCCGGCTTCCGTCTCGCCGCCCTCCACCTCGCCGTTGCCCGTCCAGCCGAGCGCGTCCGTGAGCAGCTCCTCCACGGCGTTGCGCTGCTCGAAGTCGTGGCCGGTGCCCTTGCCCTGCACGGTGTATTCAACGAGCAGCACGGCCATGGCGTCCGGCTCGGGCTCGTCGTAGCCGGCGTCCACCAGCGATTCGGCCTCCTGCGCGATGACCATGTCCGGGTCTTCGTCCGGCGGGACGGGGACGGCCTTCTGCTCGCCGCCGTCACCCACGGCGCCCCAGTGCACGGTGACGACGCCCTCGTGCTCCCACGCCTCCCAGTAGCGCAGGGTGTCGCCGTCCTTCTTGTAGAGCTTCAGCAATGCGTGGCCCTCATTCGCGCGGACTCCATAGCGCACCCGGGCCTAGTAGGCACGGCCCTGTCCGCCATCCACGGGGAGGGTGGCGCCCGTCACCCACTTCGCCCGCTCCGAGCACAGGAAGGCGACCGCGTCCGCCACCTCCTCGGGGGTGCCGAAGCGGCCCCAGGGAATCTGCTCGCGCACCATCTTGGCCACGGCCTCCGGGTCGTGCTGCTGGCGCCGGTCCCAGCTGCCGCCGGGGAAGAAGATGGAGCCCGGGGCCACGGCGTTGACGCGGATGCGGAAGGACGCCAGGTCCACGGACATCTCCTTGGTGAGCGCGATGAGGCCCGCCTTCGCGGCGCTGTAGGGCGCGCTGGTGGCGTACTCGCGGCCGAAGATGGAGCTGATGTGCACGATGTTGCCGCCGCCAGTCTGGCGCATCAGGGGCACCGCGCGCTGGCTGCACCACACGGCGGACATCAGGTTGCGCTGGAGGACGTCGTTCCACTGCTGGGTGCTGGCCGCGTCGAAGGCGCCCGCGCCGCCGCTGCCGCCCACGTTGTTCACCAGGATGTCCAGCGCGCCGAAGGCGCGCACCGCGGCGTCCACCGCCGAGTACGCGCCCTCCTGCGTGGCCACGTCCGCGACCACCGTGGCCACCTGGGCGCCCTCGGAGCGCAGCTCCTTCGCGAGGACCTCCAGCGGCTCCAGGTGGCGCGCGCACACGCACACCCGGGCGCCCTCGCGCGACAGCGTCATGGCGATGGCCTTCCCGATGCCCCGGCTGCTGCCAGTGACGAGCGCCGTCTTCCCCGTGATTCCCAGTTCCATGCCGTCCCTTCTACCGCCAGCCCGGGCCGGGCGGGGGAGGGGATTCACCGGGGCGTTCAGAGCCGTTCGAAGACGTCCAGGCGGTACGTGCCCTCCATCTCGCCGCGCAGGTGGCGCAGGTGCTTGGGGGTGAGCTGGCGGAAGGCGTCGTGGACCTCGTGGCCGTCCAGGCGCATGTCGCGGGTCTGGCCGGTCCAGTGGACGAGGACCAGGTGCCCGCCGGGCTCCAGGTGTTCGAGGATGCACTGCTGCGCGATGGCCAGCTCGCGCAGGTTCCAGTAGGCGCCGCGCTCGGAGACGAGGGTGAGGTCGAAGGTCCCTTCGGGGTAGCGCTCCGGCACGTCCATCCGTTCGAAGCGCACGTGCGGCAGGTGGCGGCAGCGGTGGATGGCGCGCGCCTGGGAGGACTCCGAGGGCTCCAGGGAGAGCAGGGCGTCACAGCGGGCCTGGAGCTTCTCGGTGAGCAGGCCGATGGCGCCGCCAATCTCCAGCGCGGAGCGGTAGCGCGCGCGAGGCAGCGAAGCCATCGTCACGTCATCGCGGCTGCGCACGCAGCCCAGCGCGTCGAAGCGCCAGGAGTCCTCGGCCTCCTGGGGAGGCGGAGGCGGG comes from Corallococcus macrosporus and encodes:
- the atpG gene encoding ATP synthase F1 subunit gamma, whose protein sequence is MASLRDIRKRIRSVKNTRQITKAMKMVSAAKLRKAQDAILAARPYAQTLEQIISELAVRSADQELAHPLLATRPIRRVELLLLTSDRGLAGGFNSNVIRRANRYLYENSNLQVRVSTVGRKGNDFFRNRGQSIRKDFAGLYATLNYRSAANVAEELAAAFLNDEVDAVYVVYNEFVSAITQNVVVSQLLPLQPAAVKAATTATPETVTAAPALVDFKYEPSRQAVLDRLVPQAVNIKLYRALLESVASEQGARMSAMENATNNATDMISSYTLLYNRTRQAVITKELMEIVSGAEALK
- the atpD gene encoding F0F1 ATP synthase subunit beta, which produces MSAQVPTTGKITQVLGPVVDVEFPPGGLPEVYAALKVTNPNLGAEKDNLTIEVAQHLGENTVRCIAMDSTEGLGRGMPVSNTGAPIQVPVGKATLGRIMNVTGEPVDEMGPVNATEYWPIHRPPPPFTEQDVRVQMFETGIKVIDLLAPYTRGGKIGLFGGAGVGKTVLLQELIRNVAVERGGFSVFAGVGERTREGNDLYHEMQDTKVIQTDNLEKSQAVLVYGQMNEPPGARARVALSALTMAEYFRDVEGRDVLLFVDNIFRFTQAGSEVSALLGRIPSAVGYQPTLATEMGGLQERITSTTKGSITSVQAIYVPADDLTDPAPATAFAHLDATTVLNRSIAELAIFPAVDPLDSTSRILSADVLGAEHYAVARRVQGILQRYKELQDIIAILGMDELSEEDKLSVARARKIQRFLSQPFFVAKVFTGKDGRYVKLQDTIRGFKEIADGKHDSIPESAFYMAGGIEEVLENARKLAAA
- a CDS encoding F0F1 ATP synthase subunit epsilon encodes the protein MAKLTVEIVTPEKRILSVQADEAIVPGGEGLFGVRPGHTPFLSLVEPGTLTLIEAGKQDRYFVAGGFVEVSNDKVLVLADAAEHVTGIDVASARRRMEEAQARLKDLNTADARYALEQAAVRREAARIGAAEAR
- a CDS encoding ADP-ribosylglycohydrolase family protein, whose product is MPLTPADRQDRFHAAFLGLAIGDALGFPLRGIPPASLARLPGLAEDFAPRPRGKFAKGQFSDDTQLLLAAAESVIREGKVDGRSAAAHLAWLWQEGIILQPPRSLSEALQRLSGGTPWMSAGAPLGTKCPSVLSRALVVGLFESGQRARLPHDAGVLTVITHKDPVCAAAAAAFAQAVALGMEEEALTPAAFCEALALSAAVHDKNLAEEIRHLPRLLTWDTQRALNQLRKVGVPPSELKGVDGLPCHVVPVLLTSLYATLKVPHDFREAVVLTLRCGGEADVAAALTGALLGAHLGTRAIPARLRKQVLYAENLLDTSDRLFRARQVRETLATAIAHQKSRR
- a CDS encoding phage holin family protein; protein product: MDLESERLERSQLETLSTPELIRHALSETRLLVKAEVMHAKKELKQELQAAKLAGIFLGAGAVLALTSLAVLFVALGLALPLGDAVGVLIVGAVLLAVAGLLLFLGAKRVPKKPLVHTQERLKTDLQLTRETLQ
- a CDS encoding cytochrome ubiquinol oxidase subunit I — protein: MTDLLYARAQMGLSLAFHIVFAAAGVALPVLMVLSDLKHRRTGDADYRKLSEKLAKGTAILFAVGAVSGTVLSFELGLLWPEFMGRYGEVIGLPFSLEGVAFFTEAIFLGIYLYGRERVSPGLHLFSGVMVAVSGAASAFFVTLVNTFMNNPSGFTPTPAGPTDVQPLVAMFSPGWQYQTAHVLLSCYQASAFAMAGIHAFILLKHPGAAFHKKALSVALPLACVTALLQPLVGDLSAKHVAREQPVKLAAMEAHFHTEAGAPLKVGGWPDVETRTVKGAIDLPKGLSILAFADPDAEVKGLEEFPRDVWPPVPKVHMAFQVMVGTGSLMALLALATLWRRWRGREWPHGKGMMRAWLWAGPLGLVALEAGWLVTEWGRQPWIVRDVMRTSAAVTPVPHLAAPFFTFTAVYLFLGVTVLFVLWRQVAGTLPGSKTPGAGVDGGVAHVH
- a CDS encoding cytochrome d ubiquinol oxidase subunit II is translated as MSTETQVLGLAVAGTFVLYALLGGADFGGGVWDLLARGPRKAEQRALIARAIGPVWEVNHVWLIVGLVLLFSGFPRAFAALSVALHVPLTLLVLGIVFRGTAFTFRAYDTRGDVVERRWGVVFSVASVVAPLLLGMCVGAVASDAIRMQGHAVVSGFFASWLSPFALSVGVLTLGLFAFLAAVYLTHEAPTRELAEDFRRRALVTGGLLFPLALAALLLSREGAPRVWTGLLQTPFALALHGGTAVAAVTAFALLWTRRFRAARVAAATQGGLIVLGWAVSQAPYLVYPHLTLQSAAAQPVVQRLLLVALAVGLVLVVPSLVLLFRVFGPRGQPTT
- a CDS encoding SDR family NAD(P)-dependent oxidoreductase yields the protein MELGITGKTALVTGSSRGIGKAIAMTLSREGARVCVCARHLEPLEVLAKELRSEGAQVATVVADVATQEGAYSAVDAAVRAFGALDILVNNVGGSGGAGAFDAASTQQWNDVLQRNLMSAVWCSQRAVPLMRQTGGGNIVHISSIFGREYATSAPYSAAKAGLIALTKEMSVDLASFRIRVNAVAPGSIFFPGGSWDRRQQHDPEAVAKMVREQIPWGRFGTPEEVADAVAFLCSERAKWVTGATLPVDGGQGRAY
- a CDS encoding class I SAM-dependent methyltransferase is translated as MKPSPALLLPPPPPPQEAEDSWRFDALGCVRSRDDVTMASLPRARYRSALEIGGAIGLLTEKLQARCDALLSLEPSESSQARAIHRCRHLPHVRFERMDVPERYPEGTFDLTLVSERGAYWNLRELAIAQQCILEHLEPGGHLVLVHWTGQTRDMRLDGHEVHDAFRQLTPKHLRHLRGEMEGTYRLDVFERL